Below is a window of Candidatus Chromulinivoraceae bacterium DNA.
GACTATAAAGTCGCAACGCTTATAGGTGAAAAGACGTATGGTAAGGGAACGGTACAAAAAGTACTTGATCTCGGCGCTGGAACTAAACTAAAAGTAACAGTGGCACGCTGGTACACGCCTAATGGCCAGAATATCGATAAGCAGGGAATTACTCCTGATCAGACAGTTAAACTCACGGCTGATGATATGAATGCTGGCAATGATCCACAGATGACGGCGGCAATGAGCCATCTTGGAGAATAGCCATGCTTGTGCTTTTTACTAACATTGAGTAATATTAGAGGTAGTTATGGACACAAAGAAGAAAATATTACTTGTTGAAGATGATACAGCACTTGCTGCGGTCTATAAATCTCGTTTAGAGCTAGAAGGCTTTGAAATCCGTGAAGTGAATAACGGTGAGGAAGCGCTCTCTGCGGCGATTGAATTTAAGCCTGACCTTGTATTGCTTGATGCGATGATGCCAAAAATTAGTGGGTTTGATGTGTTGGACATCTTGCGTAATACCCCTGAAACAACCAATACACGAGTAATTATGCTTACGGCCCTGAGCCAGCCTAAAGATAAAGAGCGTGCTGAGGCGCTAGGCGTTGACGATTATCTAGTTAAATCGCAGGTGGTTATTGGTGATGTTGTTGAACGAGTTCGTTTTCACCTTGGTATGACAGCTGATCAACCTCAGAAATAGATAAATTTGCAGTTAAAATAAATACCCCCGAGAGACGGGGGTATTTATTTTATAGAGCCGAT
It encodes the following:
- a CDS encoding response regulator, producing the protein MDTKKKILLVEDDTALAAVYKSRLELEGFEIREVNNGEEALSAAIEFKPDLVLLDAMMPKISGFDVLDILRNTPETTNTRVIMLTALSQPKDKERAEALGVDDYLVKSQVVIGDVVERVRFHLGMTADQPQK